The Amblyomma americanum isolate KBUSLIRL-KWMA chromosome 5, ASM5285725v1, whole genome shotgun sequence genome window below encodes:
- the LOC144133444 gene encoding uncharacterized protein LOC144133444, with protein sequence MKITCTLLLSVVVLVVGASTGAAARRRPLYGGIVTVPKSQFPEYQGYADELARLMSRGRRLSLVARSITEVKYQIVAGKFIWIKVRVTESDCTPGTKQSECLPLLCAPFYTCKAKIFEDWTQTKFLSKHCNFHDGVKGQRKRC encoded by the exons ATGAAGATTACGTGTACTCTGCTGTTGTCTGTCGTGGTCTTGGTCGTGGGTGCGAGTACTGGTGCAGCCGCGAGACGGAGGCCGCTGTATGGAGGAATAGTCACGGTGCCAAAGTCCCAGTTCCCCGAGTACCAGGGCTACGCAGACGAACTAGCGCGCCTGATGTCTCGGGGCCGACGGTTATCCCTCGTTGCGAGGTCCATAACCGAAGTGAAGTACCAG ATCGTTGCGGGAAAATTTATCTGGATAAAGGTCCGGGTTACCGAATCTGACTGCACACCAGGTACCAAGCAGTCGGAGTGCCTTCCATTGCTTTGTGCG CCTTTTTACACCTGCAAAGCGAAGATCTTTGAGGACTGGACACAGACGAAGTTCCTGTCGAAGCACTGCAACTTTCA